In one Solanum dulcamara chromosome 1, daSolDulc1.2, whole genome shotgun sequence genomic region, the following are encoded:
- the LOC129887259 gene encoding protein MIZU-KUSSEI 1, producing the protein MEEPQSKSPPPPPPPTPPTTPLSLVKPSSKNNKKRPVKIFRAFRNVFRSFPIITPVCKLPSVPGGLIPETKVCVSGTLFGYRKGRVSLSIQENPRTLPTLVIDLAMQTNALQKEMSLGMVRIALECEKRPDNINNKEKMKLLEETCWTMFVNGKKSGYCAKRVATEEDLHLMEVLKAVSMGAGVLPPRSDVEGHVDDEMTYMRAHFERVVGSKDSETLYMLSPDGKSEPELSIFFVRI; encoded by the coding sequence ATGGAAGAGCCACAATCAaaatcaccaccaccaccaccaccaccaactccACCCACAACTCCGTTATCCCTCGTCAAGCCTTCCtcgaaaaataataaaaaacgtCCCGTAAAAATCTTTAGGGCCTTTCGCAATGTGTTTCGGTCCTTCCCTATCATTACGCCCGTATGTAAACTCCCTTCTGTCCCCGGTGGACTTATACCCGAAACCAAAGTCTGCGTATCCGGCACATTGTTCGGGTACCGAAAAGGCCGGGTTAGCCTTTCCATTCAGGAAAACCCAAGAACTCTGCCTACTCTGGTCATTGACCTAGCCATGCAAACGAACGCGTTGCAAAAAGAAATGAGCCTTGGAATGGTGCGAATCGCGTTGGAGTGTGAGAAAAGACCcgataatataaataataaggAGAAAATGAAGCTTCTAGAAGAGACATGTTGGACTATGTTTGTAAATGGGAAAAAAAGTGGCTATTGTGCAAAGAGAGTTGCCACGGAGGAAGATCTCCATCTTATGGAGGTACTTAAGGCGGTGTCCATGGGGGCAGGCGTCCTGCCCCCAAGATCCGACGTGGAAGGACACGTGGACGATGAGATGACGTATATGAGGGCACATTTTGAAAGAGTAGTGGGGTCAAAGGACTCAGAAACCTTATATATGTTGAGCCCAGATGGAAAAAGTGAACCtgaattgagtattttctttgtgaggatatga